In Miscanthus floridulus cultivar M001 chromosome 19, ASM1932011v1, whole genome shotgun sequence, the DNA window TTGAGTTGTTTATTTGAAAAGTTGTGTTTTTTTAGCTTGGTTTCCATTAAAAAACTAGGATGACACTCCTAATAAAAATTAAGAAAATTAACTTAAAGCTTTTGCCATTTTTTTATGTAAAAAAAGCCTCGCCAGACGAGCTTTCTATTAAGTGACGGAGACAAATAAGAGGGGCAAAGGTCGTTGGAGACAGAGAAGACGCAGGAAGCGTGAaggggaaagaaaaaaaaaatcaggtgGCGGACTAGAGGAGACAGATACCTAGGTAGATTTTAGCTCTCTCGTGTTTGATTTttgaaattgaattcattctaacaaattataatttagacatatattaattaagctaTGGAATATATTTATATACTATTGTTAACCATGCAAGAAAATATTTATATGCTGTATTTCTATTATAGGAAAGCGAGTTGAACATTACAAATATAGCATTGTCATTTATAGAATTAATTTACATCTCTCAccttatgaatttgagatagacatatatgtgaactttgaaaagtCGTAGACTCTCAAATTCTAAGCTAAATAGCATAATCCATTAAGTAGattccaattctaagctaaatagCATAATCCATTAAATAGATTCCAATTACTCCAAAATGAATCCAAACGCCCTTAGAAAACTCATAAATTCTATGTCAACAAAAAATAATCAGAAATTTCAGAGTAAAACCACGCAACCCCACTCCAGTCAAAGTTGTCGTCTACGCTCACCTAAGTCGTCTGTGTGTCTGCCACCCCTAAATATTTCGTTCGTCAATGGCTGCAACGAGGTCCACAGCTTGAGGACCGGGGCGCGGTCCAGGACGCAAGATGGCGACCTCATCGGGCGGCCTGTGGAACGTGCTCGGCGAGGCCTCGAACGTGGCGCAGCTGATCGGCGTGGACGCGCTCGGGCTGGTGTCCATGGTGGTGCAGGCCGCGCTGGCGGCGCGTCGCCACCGGGACGCGTGCCGGAGGCTGGCGCAGCATGTGGAGCTCGTTGGCGGCCTGCTTCGTGAGCTGGAGCTCTCCGACCTGATGCGGCGAGAGGCCACGCGACGGCCGCTCAAGCAGCTCAGCGGCGCGCTGCGGCGGTGCTACGCGCTCGTCACGGCGTGCCAGGACTGCGGGTACCTCCGCAGCCTGCTCGTCGCCGCTCGGATGGCCGACGAGCTCCGCGCTGCGGAGAAGGAGATCGATATGTTCATCCGCCTTATGGTCGTTGAGAATACTCATGGTCGTCGTCGGGCTAAGGTACGCGCCTTTGGGCTTGTTGATCACCATTCACCAATTCACCACTACAAATTCTGATGATCCCATGGTTTTCTAGCTGTGTTCAGCTTGTAATTACGGCTTGTTATTTTGTTTCGTTCATAATATCTTTGAAccgattctttcaagtggtatgctGAATGATTGCTTCTCAATTGAGGTCCATTATTAGCATTTGCAGCTTAGCAGTTAAGACAACTTCGTATGGACTTAATGCTTCTGAAATTCATTGGCCGTTGTAAAAAAAATCTTTACGACGTATGCTGGTCAAAATCTGCCTGTTTATCAAACAATAATATTTGTTGTTTCGTTTTATCCTTGTTTGGCAGTCCACAGAGGATGTTCCAAGTGTGATTGCAAGCTGTACAAACCTCCATACAAGGTTGAAAACTTCTTCAATACGTCTCTTAaaaaaataattgtatgtttcaCAAATTTTATCTAGTGAGTATACCCATTAAGCAAGATAGCACGAAGTCTGTAGCAAACTAGCAATGGCCCCTTGGGGCTAAACGTCAAACAGCTTTAAAGCTGGAACATAATGTGACAAATTGAAAAGCAATAACCTTATTAGGAACGGCCACTTAACAAAGAGCTGGCAGGCGAGCAGGCGGCCGCACTAGATGAGGTTGGCAGTGCAGTAAGGTTTTTAAGCATGACCGCGGCGACGCTTAGTTGAATCGAGCAGTTTTTTCTTATTAAGCACATTTGTGGCTCATTCAGTATTGTGAAGGTTGAACCAACACCATGTTTGATGAATTGGGACTATGGGGCTGTTTTGTTGTATGCACATAAGGTGTTCAGTGAAATTCTTGTGAGTACTTAGGTTACTAATTTCAGCGCTTCTGTTGCCCCTCTACACTCACAAGTGGTACAAGAGCAGTTAATTATCAAAGACACATATTAGATTGTTGATTTGCATAAATATGGCATTTTGGGAGACACATGATAgattgttgatttgcatgaatatGTCATTTTGGAAGTAAGCAAGTTTGTTGTCACTTGTTGACATTTGGCTATTGAAAGTTTTGTTCATGTTGGTTCAAGGTAGACATTTTTGCGGCATACGTATGATGTAAGTCATGAAGCTCTTATGTTGAACATGTCACCATCTAGACAACAATTTGATGGTGCATTTGATCAATCTGCACATCTTAGAAAATTATCCCCGGCCATTATTTGATTGCTATGTCTTAGTAATATGGTAGAATTGAGACTTAACCCAATATGTTGTCTCTATGTTTGATGCTTTATATGTTCTCTTATTAAAGAGGTTGCTTCAGAAGATTTGCATAGAGAGTTGTTGTGGGTGTCATAATCTTGTTGTGGCCATATTTGACATCAATAGAGAATAACACTATTGATAGTGGTGGTAATAGTTTTATGGAGAAAATGGTGGAAGCTATTGGAAATTCTTATTCAAGGAATATGTGAGGCTTGCTGTTGCAAGGTTATTGGGTACTTCTAGGATTGTTCTTTGGCAAAGTTGGCAGGTTGAGGTGGATGACACATTTGGTACTCTTTGTTGTCTTCTATCATTTGGGTGAGCCTAGGTAGTGCTATCTTGCTCAGTTGTTGTGGTTTTTTGTATCTTGAGTCACTCTACTGGCTGAAGTTCTAGTTTCATTTGTTCATATCATTTATCTACGTTAATTGTGGTTGCCACTTTTGAACCTACTTCTGGTGTTCAATTTGCAAGGCGTTTGCTTGATGTGTA includes these proteins:
- the LOC136526508 gene encoding cell number regulator 13-like, whose translation is MATSSGGLWNVLGEASNVAQLIGVDALGLVSMVVQAALAARRHRDACRRLAQHVELVGGLLRELELSDLMRREATRRPLKQLSGALRRCYALVTACQDCGYLRSLLVAARMADELRAAEKEIDMFIRLMVVENTHGRRRAKSTEDVPSVIASCTNLHTSIVKVEPTPCLMNWDYGAVLLYAHKVFSEILVST